From the genome of Manduca sexta isolate Smith_Timp_Sample1 chromosome 14, JHU_Msex_v1.0, whole genome shotgun sequence, one region includes:
- the LOC115447498 gene encoding multiple inositol polyphosphate phosphatase 1 isoform X1 — translation MLLLLFCAVLFSVEGCYWSAQCPYGLYSSKTPYETVRGDIRDYAVPQNCQAVSIWTINRHGNRNPGNSVTTAMKAMVNLKNEIIASYDAGRGQMCAQDIDELRRWNWNDTMDVSQSFLTGTGYEELYDIAKRIRQKYPHLLEGSDQDYYFRPTNEQRTITSAMAFVHGLTDGTNLTLQADKERKKDEVIRPYENCDRYQEDVKNGQALEDEIAAYHRTAEYVAVQNAVQQRLGITTQLSTEDVYSLYELCRFYRSWTENLRSPWCAAFTEQDLVVLEYRDDVRHYHRNGYGSWVNVNLGAAPLRDLYKTFEAVVENQSSRKVVSYFTHDTMLEMVFCAMGIFKDATPLRGATRDVNRLWRTSYIGAFSVNIIAVLNRCGATGPQSYRVQIFINEKPTELCPLEGCSWQEFMNKFQPFLTSTLDFCSRDYRVPVADSAGDFKGYLHWLVILQIILIQIWRL, via the exons ATGTTGCTGCTTTTGTTCTGTGCTGTTCTGTTCTCGGTCGAGGGCTGTTACTGGAGTGCCCAGTGCCCCTATGGCCTGTACTCTTCGAAGACTCCTTATGAAACCGTCAGAGGAGATATTAGAGACTACGCTGTGCCGCAAA ATTGCCAAGCTGTCAGCATATGGACCATAAATCGCCATGGCAACCGTAATCCTGGAAATAGCGTCACAACTGCCATGAAGGCCATGGTTAACCTGAAGAACGAGATCATTGCTAGCTATGATGCTGGAAGAGGCCAAATGTGCGCTCAG GACATAGACGAACTCAGAAGGTGGAATTGGAACGATACCATGGACGTATCCCAGTCTTTCTTAACTGGTACTGGATATGAAGAGTTGTATGACATAGCTAAGAGAATCAGGCAGAAATACCCTCATCTTCTAGAAGGTTCTGACCAGGACTACTACTTCAGACCTACGAATGAGCAAAGGACGATTACCAGCGCCATGGCTTTTGTCCATGGGCTGACAGATGGCACAAATCTGACATTACAGGCGGACAAAGAGCGGAAAAAAGACGAGGTTATTAGA CCATATGAAAACTGCGATCGATACCAAGAAGACGTGAAAAACGGCCAAGCATTAGAGGATGAGATCGCTGCTTATCACAGAACCGCTGAGTATGTTGCT GTCCAAAACGCAGTCCAGCAACGCCTAGGCATCACAACCCAACTCTCGACAGAAGACGTCTATTCACTCTACGAGTTGTGCAGATTCTACCGCTCATGGACAGAGAACCTTCGGTCTCCATGGTGCGCCGCCTTCACCGAACAGGACCTAGTGGTATTGGAGTATAGAGATGACGTCAGGCATTATCATAGGAATGGATATGGGTCCTGG GTCAACGTAAATCTTGGAGCGGCACCTCTAAGAGACTTATACAAGACCTTTGAAGCTGTAGTGGAGAATCAGAGTAGTAGAAAAGTGGTCTCCTATTTCACGCACGACACGATGCTCGAGATGGTGTTCTGTGCCATGGGTATATTCAAGGATGCTACGCCGCTGCGGGGTGCGACTAGGGATGTTAATAGATTGTGGAGGACTAGTTATATTGGCGCTTTCTCAGTGAACATCATTGCTGTTCTCAATAG atgTGGAGCTACCGGACCCCAGAGCTACAGGGTCCAGATCTTCATCAACGAGAAGCCAACAGAGCTCTGTCCCCTCGAAGGTTGCTCCTGGCAGGAGTTCATGAACAAGTTCCAGCCCTTCCTCACTTCCACATTGGACTTCTGCAGTAGAGACTACAGGGTTCCTGTTGCTGATAGTGCAGGCGATTTCAAAGGATACCTGCATTGGCTAGTcattttgcaaataattttaattcaaatttggaGGTTATGA
- the LOC115447498 gene encoding multiple inositol polyphosphate phosphatase 1 isoform X2 yields the protein MKAMVNLKNEIIASYDAGRGQMCAQDIDELRRWNWNDTMDVSQSFLTGTGYEELYDIAKRIRQKYPHLLEGSDQDYYFRPTNEQRTITSAMAFVHGLTDGTNLTLQADKERKKDEVIRPYENCDRYQEDVKNGQALEDEIAAYHRTAEYVAVQNAVQQRLGITTQLSTEDVYSLYELCRFYRSWTENLRSPWCAAFTEQDLVVLEYRDDVRHYHRNGYGSWVNVNLGAAPLRDLYKTFEAVVENQSSRKVVSYFTHDTMLEMVFCAMGIFKDATPLRGATRDVNRLWRTSYIGAFSVNIIAVLNRCGATGPQSYRVQIFINEKPTELCPLEGCSWQEFMNKFQPFLTSTLDFCSRDYRVPVADSAGDFKGYLHWLVILQIILIQIWRL from the exons ATGAAGGCCATGGTTAACCTGAAGAACGAGATCATTGCTAGCTATGATGCTGGAAGAGGCCAAATGTGCGCTCAG GACATAGACGAACTCAGAAGGTGGAATTGGAACGATACCATGGACGTATCCCAGTCTTTCTTAACTGGTACTGGATATGAAGAGTTGTATGACATAGCTAAGAGAATCAGGCAGAAATACCCTCATCTTCTAGAAGGTTCTGACCAGGACTACTACTTCAGACCTACGAATGAGCAAAGGACGATTACCAGCGCCATGGCTTTTGTCCATGGGCTGACAGATGGCACAAATCTGACATTACAGGCGGACAAAGAGCGGAAAAAAGACGAGGTTATTAGA CCATATGAAAACTGCGATCGATACCAAGAAGACGTGAAAAACGGCCAAGCATTAGAGGATGAGATCGCTGCTTATCACAGAACCGCTGAGTATGTTGCT GTCCAAAACGCAGTCCAGCAACGCCTAGGCATCACAACCCAACTCTCGACAGAAGACGTCTATTCACTCTACGAGTTGTGCAGATTCTACCGCTCATGGACAGAGAACCTTCGGTCTCCATGGTGCGCCGCCTTCACCGAACAGGACCTAGTGGTATTGGAGTATAGAGATGACGTCAGGCATTATCATAGGAATGGATATGGGTCCTGG GTCAACGTAAATCTTGGAGCGGCACCTCTAAGAGACTTATACAAGACCTTTGAAGCTGTAGTGGAGAATCAGAGTAGTAGAAAAGTGGTCTCCTATTTCACGCACGACACGATGCTCGAGATGGTGTTCTGTGCCATGGGTATATTCAAGGATGCTACGCCGCTGCGGGGTGCGACTAGGGATGTTAATAGATTGTGGAGGACTAGTTATATTGGCGCTTTCTCAGTGAACATCATTGCTGTTCTCAATAG atgTGGAGCTACCGGACCCCAGAGCTACAGGGTCCAGATCTTCATCAACGAGAAGCCAACAGAGCTCTGTCCCCTCGAAGGTTGCTCCTGGCAGGAGTTCATGAACAAGTTCCAGCCCTTCCTCACTTCCACATTGGACTTCTGCAGTAGAGACTACAGGGTTCCTGTTGCTGATAGTGCAGGCGATTTCAAAGGATACCTGCATTGGCTAGTcattttgcaaataattttaattcaaatttggaGGTTATGA